The Caretta caretta isolate rCarCar2 chromosome 27, rCarCar1.hap1, whole genome shotgun sequence DNA segment GCACCTAATGAAGCGTACCTGGCATCCTACCCATCGTtctgtgcaggggcagggccttgaccTGAGAGAGCGAGAAACCGCTCCATTCTGGCCATGCTCCCTGGCACAGGGGAAGATCTCTGCTCCCGTGGCTCCGGTCAGGAGTCAGTGCCGATGCCTGGAATTAGCTGTGTTCAGTGGCAGGGGAAGTTCCAGCAGCAAgatgtgtatggggtgggggggtagacttAGGACGTTTGGGTTTGAAAGCTGAACGTCCATTCCAGGAGCTGCTCGCCTGCATGCAGTATGGCCAGATAGCCTGGGTATCTGACAACACTGACAGAGCCCATAGCTCTTGGTTCCCATTAGCTTTATGGTCACACAAGGCTTCAGGCTTCCAtcaccaccctccctccctccggtCCCATCACCACAGACCAAGCATGGACAAAAACCCACACTGGGGAGGACGGGGACACAAATCCGTGCAGGAAATCAGGACTGGCGCGGGATTCGGCCTGATGCGTGAACAGCCTCAGAGTGACTCCTGACCTGTTATCAATAACTTTCACCAATCAGACCACGGGTGTGTGAAGTGTGCACAGAACAGCGAGAACATGAGGGAGCATCGCTCATTTCCTGCCCACAAGTGAAGGATGCTGGAGAGCCGTGAGCCCGCACCACTCCCCCGGGGGCAGTTTGGTATCTCTCAGACATGATATTCCAGTCGGCAATTTTCCTAAGCGCATTGGAAACCCACATCCCACCAAGTCTCACTGCTGGGCCCAGCCCTAATAATTCTTGCTACCTCGGCTGTGCAATGCAGTGAGAGAGTAATCCCGGCCTTCAGAAGCATAACAAACCCACCTGGCTGGTTTGCCAGCAGCGCTGACGCTGCACAACGGGCTGAGACTTGGTCTCTGCTGTGAAGTTACCTGCATTGCTGTGACCAGGAATTAGAAATGTAGGCAGCTGTCGGAGAGACAGAGTCACTGCAGGCCCGTAAATAAAGATGAAACTTATGGCCGGCAGGAGGGACACAGACTCCTTGTGTGTGGAGATGTCCCCATGACATAGCTGCCAGCCAATTGCTTAGATTAACACTCCAAATACTGGTATTCTCCACTCTGCCTGCCAGCTGAACAGATCCTTAGACTACGTGTACCTGAAGTGAGCGAAGGGTTACATGTCATCTGTGAATGCACGTGGTCACCGAGCAGCTAGTGACCACCCTGGCAGAGGCATGAGCGGCTGCAATCCCTGTTTGTCAGTACGGTGCAAGACGTTGCGTCATCTTTCCAAGGTAATGCCAGGCTGTCAGGGACTTTCGACAGCCATGGTTTGAGGAACACTTGCGTCAGGCTTGTAAATGGGTCAGCACTAGCTTGGCGGAGGTCACTGCTGAGTTCAGAGGTCAGTGACAGCATGTGCAGCCAGGCTGTGCATTAAACAGCACAGTCCAGCAGCACCAGCGTAAACAGGTTAAACCGTCCTGCAGCTGCAGTGGCTTCAGAGCATCAGCAAAGAATGGAGGCTGGCACGAGCGTCCTGCACAAGGCAGGGATCCAGGCGATCGCTTCCTACAGGAGAACTCCCAGGACTGGTTCCTCTTCATCGCCTTGACTGCCAGTATCAGCCTTCTTCATCCACTTCCCCATCTGGTTCCAGCTCTGCAAGGCAGGATGACTGAGAGACCAGCTTGAGCCAGTCTCACCTTTGATTCCTGCCATCACATTGCgtccccctcactcccagagGTTTCCTGGTGCCCTGGTTAAAGTGAAAACTGCTTGGCCAATATGAATGATGATACAACATCCTACTTCTCTCTCTTGGGCTCCTGCAGGCATGTCCCTCATCTGAAGGGCAGCGCGCACAGGATCCTGAGTAGGGACTCCTTTGAGTTACCTTGGTGTTTTTCTCAGTAATGGTTAGCAATTGTCAGAGTCCACCCCTTACTGGGATTAACCTCCTTCTTCCCCACATTCTGCACCAAATACATTTAAAGGGGAGTTTGTACTGGTCACAATAACCCAGAATAAATCCGCTCACACTGCATTCACTGCCTGTTGCTCTTCAAGGGTGGAACTGGCCACCAACGGCAAATGAGGCAAAAGCCAATGATCATGGCATGCAGCACAGTGTTCCCTGGGTTTGCTGGAGGCTGGACCATGAGGGATGGCAAAGGACCTCTGCCTGGCAGTGCGGTCCCCAGCCCTGGCCAAGAATGTCAGCGCCAGTTAACGAAGCTACTTGTACCATTTATCTGGGGAAAGTTTGCAACATCATAGCCAGGCCAGTGAGAAACAGAGGGAGTCAGCCCCCCTGCCCAAATACACCTAAcactccctgctcctctccccacccaacctccccacacacataccctggCATACCCCGGAGCCACAGGCCTGGTCTGAGGCCAGAGCCCAGGCAGCTTGGTCGTCAGGgctgtgcacgcacacacatcaTTCTCATAACATAACTTTTATTGGTCTAGAGGGAGTCAGCAAGTGACCCTGTCGTCCCAGGTCAATGAACAGCAGATGGGGGAAATCCTCTGGCAAGGGCTGGTCCTTACTCCTCCAGGCTCTGGTGGCCAATGAAGTCCTGGAGCAGGGCCTGCACCTCTGCTCGCCTGCTCATCCTGGTCGCCTTGCCTTGGAAGCGGTCCCGTTTCCCAGCTCCTTTGCCTTCCAGCAGTTCCGCCACTCTAAAGAGACAGATGCACACGCTGAAAACAGGAGGGCTGGGTGCGCTCTTTCACACAGTCCCAAACTGGGTgtgcctggaggcagaggaggaaaatGGCCCGTCTGCTAATGCACTGGCCCTGCCTCAGATATTGAGCCAGATGCCAGTGAAAATCAATTCTCTGACTAAAGCAGCCAGAACTTAATTTCTCTTCATTAATAATAATTGTAGCGTAGCAGGTGTATATCAGGGCGGCCTGCTCCTTTAAGGACCAAAGGCATGGTGCCAGGCAGGCCAGCTGGCTAATCAGACCCAGCTGAGAAGGGGAGGACAGGTGTTGGCTATaaagagctgcaggaagcaggggacTGACGGACTGCAGAAGAAGCGGCAGTAAGTCCCTGGGGAAGGAACACTCCAGGTGTGATGCTCTGGCTGGGTAGGAATCTCCAGCTAgaagttttattttccttttatgagTTGGCTGGGTGTTTGGACAATAACTAGGGCTGGAGGCTGACTTGACAGCACTGATGGTTCCCCAGGCTGGTCAGGAGGGTTGCCAGACTACAGGTGGTCACAGAACAGTTTACCTGGGGCCTAATTTTTCAACCACTTCACTGGGCCCAGCCAGGAGGAAGAGCCCAGCTGCCTTCTCATCTCCCACAGTCAGGAAGAGCAGGGTATCCTGTGAAGAGAGATGGATCCTGCTGCAGAACATCTCTGCATCTCCCATCTTTGAGCAGTGAGACTTGGGAGTCCCATATGTGAGTAAGAACACCCTTTCTCTTTGCTGTGAACTAGCTACTGGAGGGGAGACTGTTTGGGGCACTAACTACCTTGGTGGGGGGTTGGAAATGGGCAACTGAGCCTTTTACTCCAGGTCACGAGCCCCATGTGGTCCTGGGTGGCAGTGACTAGTGTTTGGTGACCCCTGTGTTAAATGAGCTGGGGGGAGACAGGTGTCCGGAGCACAATGACCATTGCCATGTTTGGCTCTAACTGGCCCATTGATCAACAGGAGGGCACAGCTGGAGGAGCCAGGGAAATGAGCTCCCATCTCCCAGCGACAGGCGGGACCCCTCCAGATCACAGCTGGGGTGTATTGATGTGGGTGACAGTTTGGGCTGTAACATCCTGGGGATAATGAGGCCTTTGTTTTCAGGTCAGTGTGTTGTGAGGGCTGGTAAAGGGCGGGGAGAGGCTATGTAGGCCTTAGAGGCCAAAGTGCCAGCAGCGGCGAGGACTAGCCAGAGAGTGCTCACCTCTGTCCCGATCTCATTGGCAATGATATTCATGAACTCAGAGTCCCCGTCTTTCCTGTAAAGGGTAAAAAGCATTTTAGAGATGCCGCGGCCTAGAGAATCCAGACACACCTCTGGTGGTGGAGGCGTTCTGGCCTAAACTCTATGACAGAACCAGAAACCAACCACCCCACACAGCACACAGACCAGGCATTGCCCTGGCTTGGCTTGTGGTTTGATTTTTAGAGTTAAATTTCCCACCAGCTTCTTATCAAACCCTGTCAGGGAACTGGAAGCCAGACCTTGTGTGAGCGTACTTTGTGCCAAGGGTCAGGGCTGTGGCCTCTCATCACTGGGACAGCAATTAGCAATTTATATGGAAAAATTCTATGTTTCCCACCCACAAATGATGAATTATTGAAGTGTTTTACTCTGTAACCAAGGGAGCTCCTCAGTTTTTTTGACAATACCACCAGTGGGGAGGGATAAACAGACAAATTTACTGCTTGGCTCCAAAACCAGCAGAGTTCAACAGCCGAAATACAACCATGTTAGACTTTAATTATGAGCCCTTCCAGCAGGCCCAGGCAGCTggtttaatattttgtttccttAGTTTATGTTCTCCCTTAAAGAATGGCCGGGTTTAATGGACCTCTAGTATAAACAGCCCTGAATGCACAGCAGAGGGATGCAGCTGCCATGGGACATTGtcggcttgtgttatacaggaattCAGACGATatgatcacaatgctcccttctggctttggatgCTGCGAGTAAGACGCTGCAGCACCCGAGCCCCCTTCCCCAGATCTGTGCCTTACCTGTGCAACACAAACACTCGGCCTCGGCCTGGATTGCTTTTGAAGTTCTGCGCTGTCAAAACGGCGAGGTCTCTAAGCAAGTTCAAGTTGTTCTGCAAGGAAAGCAAACGCCATGCTGCAGACCCAAGAGTCGGCACGAGAACACGGGGATGGGATGGAGTGGAGTCGAGTCAGGGATGGAGTTTCCTGAGACAGGTGGAATGACAATTTTCACAGCCTCCACGGTCAACACAAGGGAGATTCTAAAACTTAATTCTCATTAAAGAAGATTATTCCGAATACTGTTGCTGTTACCAAAGCTCAGACCCTTGATGGAGTGACCGCAGGGGCAGGTGCTGGGCCACGACCGTACCTTCTGAAGCAGCTTCACAGAATTCTGCAGCCTCTTCACAGCTTCCACGTGCTCCTCTGCCCCATTTCTGGAAAAAACAAGGCAGAGTTCTGGCTATCAAGGCACTGGACAGAGTGGACTCCACCAATGAAGCTGCAGCAGACAACGCACCACCAGAGACAGGGGCTAGAAATGCCCTCTTTAGGGTCACATGGTGTTCCTCTCTCTGTGCGAGAAGGAAAAGCAAGGCTAGGGGAAACCGGGAAAGCACATTACTTGAGCAGCAAGGTTAATGCTTTCTCGATGCTGTGACTTCGCTCGACAGACTTCAGTACTCGATTTCCTGCCAGGAAGACCAAGTTGGTcttgttcttttttcctttttctgtgccAAGGAGCTTAATAACCTTAAACAAGAAACAAACACCCTGATCAGAGAGGTTCAGTGATGTGTTACACACAGCTAAAGGTCCCATTAGACCATGTGTCATTGTGAGTGTCGAGACTCTATCACCAGAattaaacccactgaaatcagccttcAGGTATAGCCACAAAATAGATGAGACACTTTCATTAGCCATGTGCCATGCTGTCTAACGCACCTGGACCTGGTGTGTCAACCAGCCATCTATACCCTAATGTCCCACCCCACAGCACACCAGGCATGCCAACTGGAAGGGAAGGGTCATTTGACTTATCACGCTGACTGTAAGGACATTGAAACCCAGAGGCAGCTCTGGAATTAAATTTTCATCTAATTCTGCATGAAGAACATGGGATTCTTCACTGGTGGCAAACCCACACTAGTGCAGTGGTGTAGGGGGAAGTGAGTGGACAATGGTAACCACACAGGGTGCAGGGCTGTGTCCTACCACTCTCACTCTGGCTTGTGATTGAGGTTCTCTGCCCAACAGGGACAATCTGCAGAAGGACTGTAAGTCCTTCGGATCCGGGGACTCCTACTGTACCAGCTGATCTACAGGCCGGTGCCTGAGCACTAAAGGTGCTGAAGCAGTGCAGCCCTTACCTGCAGGTCACTTAAGTTGGAGACGTGAGTCCCGCAGCACATGTTGTCATCGATGCCCTCGATGCTTATGATACGCACTGGCCCTGTGTGGTCATCTGGCAAACCGCGGCTTCTCACCTGGGAAGAGAACCAGAAAGGCGAGCATGGCAACTCATATCCCTGGGACTAAAAGGAGACTGGGTGGCatactcccctctgccccagatgGCTCTGGAATGAATTTTGCCAGCATCCTCCATTGCTACTCACCATCTCAATCTCTGGGTCGTCCTCAGAATGCTCCCTCACCACCACAGGAATACGGGCCCGGATTTTCTCATTCACATTCTTCTCTAGGGCCTCCACCTGTTCTGCTGTCACCGAGGGCGTGTCCAGCTCGATGACAGTGCGCTGATGGCCTAGCTCCCTGCAAGGACCACAAACATCAGACACACCTGCCAATACAGAGGACACAAGCTCAAAAGTCCCTCTGTGCAACGCTGGGCATGGTACAGGAGAAGCACCTTTGAATTCTGTTACTGGAGCAAAGCActtgcattttctctctctcactcgaTGTGCGTTTCTGagcaaagggaacaggaaggcAGAGCAATGCTCCACATAGCTTCTCTCAGTGCGGTCACTTCTCCCAGGCCCTCTGCAGCCGAGTGGAATGTCTCTGCACGCCCTACTctgtgcatttatcaacattcatCCCTCAGGATCCAGCACTGGGACACAAGCCAAACAAGTTTTAAGGACAGAGTTAAAAGGAACACTTTTCCTGCTCACCATGAAGTTGTTTTGAATCCAAACATCTGATCTGCAAGGGCAGTGATGAGATGCTGCCCTGGAAAAGAAGTGCAAGTAATGGCTGTGAggcttttagtttatttttactattctcacacacacaaaaaactactcccccagccttccctagGAACCAAAGAATGTGACTGCCTGTTGAGAGGAGTTCAAATCAGACAGCATATCTCTGCTCCAAGTCTTCTAAAATCATTTGTTTATGACCCAGGACAGCGCCTGCAGGGATAGCACCTACCTTCTCAAGAGGTCCAGAAATACCAGCAAACCAGCCCCTCTTAAGAGAGAACTAAGTGGTCACTAGCCACATCACCTGCAGAAGGAGTCATCGGTATCCAAAACCATTCTGGGATCATGGGTGACATGACAGTGCTTCAGGGGCAAGTCTTGTCCTTGCCCAGCAGGGCATGACAAACACACAGAAAGCACTGCAGAGTTTTGAACACCATGACAGGGTCTTATTTTAACAGGCTCTAATAATACTTCC contains these protein-coding regions:
- the PTGES3L gene encoding putative protein PTGES3L isoform X3 produces the protein MARQPAKTLWYDRPWYVFLEFCVEDSTDVKVDIEDHRVAFSCKNADGVEMCNEINLYAKVNSKDSQQKRSDRSITCFIRKWKEKVAWPRLTKENIKPVWLFVDFDNWRDWEGDEEVERAMAEQYAELLQKVTVKGTPPAMDDLDFATRVASCRPAELPAEGGAKETLRGFHVVLEDTILFPEGGGQPSDRGLIDDIPVLRVTRQGPAALHFVQSPLAPGSEVLLTVDWERRFDHMQQHSGQHLITALADQMFGFKTTSWELGHQRTVIELDTPSVTAEQVEALEKNVNEKIRARIPVVVREHSEDDPEIEMVRSRGLPDDHTGPVRIISIEGIDDNMCCGTHVSNLSDLQVIKLLGTEKGKKNKTNLVFLAGNRVLKSVERSHSIEKALTLLLKNGAEEHVEAVKRLQNSVKLLQKNNLNLLRDLAVLTAQNFKSNPGRGRVFVLHRKDGDSEFMNIIANEIGTEDTLLFLTVGDEKAAGLFLLAGPSEVVEKLGPRVAELLEGKGAGKRDRFQGKATRMSRRAEVQALLQDFIGHQSLEE
- the PTGES3L gene encoding putative protein PTGES3L isoform X1 — translated: MVFQCQRDSWARQFATRVASCRPAELPAEGGAKETLRGFHVVLEDTILFPEGGGQPSDRGLIDDIPVLRVTRQGPAALHFVQSPLAPGSEVLLTVDWERRFDHMQQHSGQHLITALADQMFGFKTTSWELGHQRTVIELDTPSVTAEQVEALEKNVNEKIRARIPVVVREHSEDDPEIEMVRSRGLPDDHTGPVRIISIEGIDDNMCCGTHVSNLSDLQVIKLLGTEKGKKNKTNLVFLAGNRVLKSVERSHSIEKALTLLLKNGAEEHVEAVKRLQNSVKLLQKNNLNLLRDLAVLTAQNFKSNPGRGRVFVLHRKDGDSEFMNIIANEIGTEDTLLFLTVGDEKAAGLFLLAGPSEVVEKLGPRVAELLEGKGAGKRDRFQGKATRMSRRAEVQALLQDFIGHQSLEE